Proteins encoded by one window of Paroedura picta isolate Pp20150507F chromosome 9, Ppicta_v3.0, whole genome shotgun sequence:
- the PAG1 gene encoding phosphoprotein associated with glycosphingolipid-enriched microdomains 1: MGPDSSFLSTGLLHVIIWGSLAALTMLLIFSFFIFLCSSCDREKRTKQQNGDHENLMNVPSDKEAFSHSVTSLGTDPLASSEQNGKLSNGDVLSEDSTTACIQPYEEVQTSVTDLLDQQDSLGRSLKCHQSRELPSIPPNNAIETMLSTRTAENDHAQGTEGPYEVLKDSSSQENIVEDCLYETVKEIKELGAATNSEKSCSIKPKATVMVNGSLGHVSERKTESAEYASVDRNKKSRQSANSESPLSNTPDMEDEAPPPVPVKLLDENENVKEKGAKVGEEVTDGPSEHDKRLSSLSYKSREEDPSLTEDEISAMYSSINKPGQATRQLESTYTSIPETVPQKSPSICSGLYASVKDLENATNHISTPHSLDRLNGELESDYEAIQTLSHEEDRNVSVPNASQSELPQENDYESIGDLQQNRDVTRL, translated from the exons GGAGAAGAGAACCAAGCAACAGAATGGAGATCATGAAAATCTGATGAATGtg CCTTCAGATAAAGAGGCATTCAGCCACTCGGTTACAAGCCTGGGTACAGATCCTCTTGCCAGCAGCGAACAAAATGGCAAACTTAGTAATGGtgatg TCCTCTCAGAAGACAGCACAACTGCTTGTATCCAGCCTTATGAAGAAGTTCAAACTTCCGTTACCGATCTGCTGGATCAACAGGACAGTCTGGGAAGATCATTAAAATGTCATCAAAGCAGGGAACTGCCCAGTATTCCCCCAAACAATGCTATAGAAACTATGCTGTCAACAAGAACTGCAGAAAACGATCATGCTCAAGGAACGGAGGGGCCCTATGAAGTACTGAAAGACAGCTCCTCCCAAGAAAACATTGTTGAGGACTGCCTGTATGAAACAGTGAAGGAGATTAAGGAGCTGGGAGCGGCCACTAATTCAGAAAAGAGCTGCAGTATCAAACCCAAAGCAACAGTGATGGTTAATGGGAGTCTTGGTCATGTCTCTGAACGCAAGACCGAGTCAGCTGAATACGCATCTGTTGACCGAAATAAAAAGAGCCGTCAAAGTGCAAATTCAGAGAGTCCTCTTAGCAACACTCCAGACATGGAGGATGAAGCTCCACCTCCAGTACCTGTGAAGCTCCTCGATGAGAATGAGAATGTCAAGGAGAAGGGAGCCAAAGTGGGTGAAGAGGTGACAGATGGCCCTAGTGAACATGACAAG AGGCTTAGTTCTCTGTCTTACAAATCCCGAGAAGAAGACCCGTCTCTTACAGAAGATGAG ATTTCAGCCATGTACTCATCTATAAATAAGCCAGGGCAGGCCACCAGACAGCTGGAGTCTACCTACACCAGTATCCCCGAAACTGTACCTCAGAAATCGCCATCTATTTGCAGTGGCCTGTATGCTAGCGTGAAGGACTTGGAAAACGCCACAAACCATATCTCCACACCTCACTCACTGGACAGACTAAATGGGGAGTTAGAGTCAGACTATGAAGCCATTCAGACTCTAAGTCATGAGGAAGACAGAAATGTTTCTGTGCCTAATGCCAGCCAATCGGAACTCCCACAAGAGAATGATTATGAAAGCATTGGGGACTTGCAGCAAAACAGAGATGTCACCAGGCTTTAA